From one Enterococcus sp. DIV2402 genomic stretch:
- a CDS encoding GntR family transcriptional regulator, translating to MILEIDPLGEEPIYKQLRDQIILGIAQQQLKAGDLLPSVRMLADELGVNPMTVSKAYNLLKEEGYLITDRRNGTIVTERSNFDARAKKIYEQRLALLLAEGYLHQQSKEKILHDVETYLNTYSKGCDES from the coding sequence ATGATTTTAGAAATTGATCCATTAGGAGAAGAACCTATCTACAAACAGTTACGTGATCAAATTATTTTAGGGATTGCGCAGCAGCAATTGAAAGCTGGTGACTTGCTTCCTTCTGTGCGGATGTTAGCGGATGAATTAGGTGTTAATCCCATGACCGTTTCCAAAGCATACAATCTTTTAAAAGAAGAAGGCTATTTAATTACCGACCGCCGCAACGGTACAATTGTCACAGAAAGAAGCAACTTTGATGCACGTGCTAAAAAAATATACGAACAGCGTTTAGCGCTGTTGTTAGCAGAAGGGTATCTTCATCAACAATCTAAAGAAAAAATTCTCCACGATGTCGAAACTTATCTCAATACTTACTCAAAAGGATGTGATGAATCATGA
- a CDS encoding acyltransferase family protein has product MPTKRRDPFFDNAKFLLMILVVFGHLLQPFIAEAKWSNDLYFTIYTFHMPAFIFISGYFAKSFDYKKGQQVRISFQKFILPYILFQWLYSLFYWLIGTNDSFSFQLHVPNWSLWFLISSFFWQLSLYFFQKVSPKVGITVSILLSLLVGYLPFIGRELTLQRTVVFLPFFVMGYYLQNGSVERFEKMKNRKWLALAFVGVYGLIHWIGPVNKYIFFGSKPYEDFLNFPEWGAMVRIVTLVLGCIGILAFFACVPTKETFYTSCGKYTMVAYLLHGFFVQGVRGISGDFIPFNGLTLVLIFLASIGLTYVLASKPVGEAYAGIEQRMLGTNRKSR; this is encoded by the coding sequence GTGCCGACAAAAAGAAGAGATCCTTTTTTTGATAATGCTAAATTTTTATTAATGATTTTAGTTGTTTTTGGACATTTATTACAGCCCTTTATTGCTGAGGCAAAGTGGAGCAATGATCTGTACTTTACAATTTATACATTCCATATGCCAGCGTTCATTTTCATTTCAGGGTATTTTGCAAAATCGTTCGATTACAAAAAAGGGCAACAGGTACGTATTAGTTTTCAAAAATTTATTTTGCCATATATTTTATTTCAATGGCTTTATTCATTATTTTATTGGCTGATTGGTACAAATGATTCCTTTTCGTTTCAATTACATGTACCCAATTGGTCACTGTGGTTTTTAATTAGTTCTTTTTTTTGGCAACTTTCATTGTATTTTTTCCAAAAAGTTTCGCCTAAAGTGGGAATTACCGTCAGCATTTTACTTAGTCTGTTAGTAGGGTATTTACCTTTTATCGGTCGTGAGTTAACGCTACAGCGCACGGTTGTTTTCTTACCATTTTTTGTGATGGGCTACTATTTACAAAATGGTAGTGTGGAACGATTTGAAAAAATGAAAAATCGCAAGTGGTTGGCTTTAGCATTTGTAGGTGTTTATGGGTTAATTCATTGGATTGGACCTGTTAATAAATACATTTTCTTTGGTTCGAAACCTTATGAAGATTTCTTGAACTTTCCTGAGTGGGGCGCAATGGTGCGAATTGTGACCTTGGTATTAGGTTGTATAGGTATTTTGGCATTTTTTGCTTGTGTACCAACAAAAGAAACGTTTTATACTTCTTGTGGGAAATACACGATGGTTGCGTACCTCTTGCATGGCTTTTTTGTTCAAGGTGTGCGTGGCATTTCAGGGGATTTTATTCCATTCAACGGTCTAACATTAGTTTTAATTTTCTTAGCAAGTATCGGTTTAACCTACGTCTTGGCGAGTAAACCAGTGGGAGAAGCGTATGCTGGAATTGAACAACGAATGTTAGGAACGAATCGAAAAAGCAGATAG
- a CDS encoding aminopeptidase C has product MSEITKELTQKFASDFKDNKKQQALQRGVVKNGIRASAENVSAQVNNVPVFSVDVKTGKVANQKQSGRCWMFAALNTFRHKMLNQFNLKEFELSQNYTFFWDKYEKANYFYENILATASQELTSRKVAFLLQTPQQDGGQWDMIVSIFQKYGVVPKTAMPESNSSSSSRELNTYLNKKLRKDASVLRRLVADGKTSEEIQTIKATLLQEVYNFLAISLGTPPETFDFEYRDDEQAYHLDRGLTPQSFYEKYVGVNLDDYVSIINAPTTDKPYNQSYTVEMLGNVVGGKEVKYLNVDMEMFKKLAIAQLEQGESVWFGCDVGQSSTRDTGIMSLDAYDVNDLFDVDFDMTKAERLDYGESLMTHAMVLTGVDLVDGQSTKWKVENSWGEKVGDKGFFVASDAWMDEYTYQIVVRKDLLTAEQLAAFAAEPTVLAPWDPMGALA; this is encoded by the coding sequence ATGTCTGAAATTACCAAAGAATTAACGCAAAAATTTGCGTCAGACTTTAAAGACAATAAGAAACAACAGGCCTTACAACGTGGGGTCGTGAAAAATGGGATTCGTGCATCAGCTGAAAATGTCAGCGCACAAGTCAACAATGTCCCTGTATTTTCTGTAGATGTAAAAACAGGAAAAGTGGCTAATCAAAAACAATCTGGACGTTGCTGGATGTTTGCGGCATTGAATACATTCCGTCATAAAATGTTAAATCAATTTAATTTGAAAGAATTTGAACTCTCTCAAAACTATACTTTTTTCTGGGATAAATATGAGAAAGCCAATTATTTTTATGAAAATATTTTAGCGACTGCCAGTCAAGAATTAACTAGTCGAAAGGTTGCTTTTTTATTACAAACGCCTCAACAAGATGGCGGTCAATGGGATATGATTGTTTCGATTTTCCAAAAATATGGTGTCGTGCCAAAAACAGCGATGCCAGAAAGTAACAGTTCGTCTAGTTCACGTGAGTTAAATACGTATTTAAATAAAAAATTACGTAAAGATGCGTCTGTGTTACGTCGTTTGGTGGCTGATGGGAAAACGTCTGAAGAAATTCAAACGATTAAAGCAACCCTGTTACAGGAAGTATATAATTTTTTAGCAATTTCGTTAGGAACACCGCCAGAAACATTCGATTTTGAATATCGCGATGACGAACAAGCATATCACTTAGATCGTGGTTTAACGCCACAAAGTTTCTATGAAAAATATGTGGGCGTTAATTTAGACGATTATGTCAGCATTATCAATGCACCTACTACAGATAAACCTTACAATCAATCTTATACGGTAGAAATGTTAGGAAATGTCGTTGGTGGCAAAGAAGTAAAATACTTAAATGTCGATATGGAAATGTTTAAAAAACTAGCTATCGCCCAATTAGAACAAGGCGAATCAGTTTGGTTTGGTTGTGATGTCGGTCAATCATCCACACGCGATACAGGCATTATGTCTTTAGATGCGTATGATGTAAATGACTTGTTTGATGTTGACTTTGATATGACAAAAGCTGAACGTCTTGATTATGGTGAAAGTTTAATGACGCATGCGATGGTTTTAACTGGTGTAGACTTAGTTGATGGTCAATCAACTAAATGGAAAGTTGAAAATAGTTGGGGTGAAAAAGTTGGGGACAAAGGATTCTTTGTCGCAAGTGATGCCTGGATGGACGAGTATACGTATCAAATCGTAGTACGTAAAGATTTATTAACGGCAGAGCAACTAGCAGCCTTTGCAGCAGAGCCAACTGTTTTAGCCCCTTGGGATCCAATGGGCGCATTAGCATAA
- a CDS encoding L-cystine transporter, with amino-acid sequence MTNLLTVLIILIFAAILYVFYRMQKKHVKFSTRVFTGLFAGIIFGGALQLIWGTESPIVTQSLDWIKLVGNGYVALLQMLIMPLVFVSIVSAFTRMKESGKIGKISFTVLATLLGTTAISALIGIVMVMVFQLDGATFTEGAAETARIAEITQRQAEVQNLSIPQQILSFIPRNVFADLAGTRATSTIGVVIFSAFVGVAYLGIKRKSPKEAEFFFNLMESLYKIVMRIVTLVLRLTPYGVFALMTNVLATSDFKAIVNLGVFIIASYAALILVLIVHSIILASVKVSPITYFKKAFPALSFAFTSRSSAGTLPMNIETQRRALGVDEATANFAGSFGISIGQNGCAGVYPAMLATMVAPTVGINIFDWQFIVMLIAIVTISSFGVAGVGGGATFASLIVLGAMNLPVAIVGLVISVEPLIDMARTLVNVSDSMVAGVVTSSRINELDRSVLNDPNAVISGNE; translated from the coding sequence ATGACAAATCTGCTCACAGTATTAATTATTCTTATTTTTGCTGCTATTTTATATGTCTTTTATCGGATGCAAAAGAAACATGTCAAATTCTCGACTCGAGTATTTACTGGTTTATTTGCCGGAATTATTTTTGGAGGTGCCTTACAATTAATTTGGGGAACAGAAAGCCCGATTGTAACGCAATCACTTGATTGGATTAAATTAGTTGGTAATGGATATGTTGCTTTATTACAAATGTTAATCATGCCCTTAGTTTTTGTTTCAATTGTCAGTGCGTTTACACGCATGAAAGAAAGTGGCAAAATTGGTAAAATTAGCTTTACAGTATTAGCAACGTTATTAGGAACAACTGCTATTTCAGCGTTAATTGGAATTGTCATGGTAATGGTTTTCCAATTAGATGGAGCAACTTTTACAGAAGGTGCAGCTGAAACAGCACGTATTGCGGAAATTACGCAACGTCAAGCTGAAGTTCAAAATTTATCGATTCCACAACAAATTTTATCATTTATTCCACGTAATGTATTTGCTGATTTAGCAGGAACACGTGCAACAAGTACGATTGGCGTAGTTATATTTTCTGCGTTTGTCGGAGTTGCTTATCTAGGAATTAAACGCAAATCACCAAAAGAAGCTGAATTTTTCTTTAATTTAATGGAAAGCTTGTATAAAATTGTCATGCGTATTGTAACCCTAGTGTTACGTTTAACTCCATATGGTGTGTTTGCATTAATGACGAACGTTTTAGCAACCAGTGATTTTAAAGCGATTGTTAACTTAGGCGTCTTTATCATTGCTTCGTATGCGGCTTTGATTTTAGTATTAATTGTTCATTCAATTATTTTAGCAAGTGTGAAAGTTAGTCCAATTACGTACTTCAAAAAAGCGTTCCCTGCTTTAAGTTTTGCGTTTACCTCACGTTCAAGTGCAGGTACATTACCAATGAACATTGAAACGCAACGTCGTGCATTAGGTGTGGATGAAGCGACCGCTAACTTTGCTGGAAGTTTTGGGATTTCAATTGGTCAAAATGGTTGTGCTGGTGTGTACCCAGCGATGTTGGCAACTATGGTGGCACCAACTGTCGGGATTAATATTTTTGATTGGCAATTTATCGTTATGTTAATTGCAATCGTGACAATTAGTTCTTTTGGCGTAGCTGGTGTCGGTGGTGGAGCAACCTTTGCTTCATTGATCGTATTAGGTGCAATGAACTTACCAGTAGCAATTGTCGGCTTAGTTATCTCTGTAGAACCATTAATTGATATGGCGCGTACCTTGGTGAACGTAAGTGATAGTATGGTCGCTGGTGTGGTAACAAGCTCTCGAATTAACGAATTAGATCGAAGCGTGTTAAATGATCCAAATGCTGTAATTAGCGGAAACGAATAA
- a CDS encoding acyl-ACP thioesterase domain-containing protein, with product MATKYTTPHDVVAYECDVNGTMKLSTMIAVAIKVSEEQSNQLNRGSDFVQQFGLTWIVTNYQFFITRLPKAGEKINVTTQAQEYNKYFCYRHFWITTQDGEELVRIATIFALMNLETRKMSSVPSEIIEPYESEKITKIKRYPKIDKVEHGVSLPFRVRFYDIDGNQHVNNSIYFNWMMDVLGYDFLTSHVPTYLNIRFDKEVEYGNEVESHYEILQEEGIKSRHEIRIGDQTYCEALIEWQTKA from the coding sequence TTGGCAACAAAATATACGACACCACATGATGTCGTCGCTTACGAATGTGATGTCAATGGAACTATGAAATTATCCACAATGATTGCTGTAGCGATTAAAGTTTCAGAAGAGCAAAGCAATCAATTAAATCGAGGATCAGATTTCGTTCAACAATTTGGATTGACCTGGATTGTTACAAATTATCAATTTTTTATTACTCGATTACCAAAAGCAGGCGAAAAAATTAATGTAACTACACAAGCACAAGAATACAATAAGTATTTCTGTTATCGACATTTTTGGATTACGACACAAGATGGCGAAGAATTAGTGCGTATAGCAACAATTTTTGCATTAATGAATCTTGAAACAAGAAAAATGAGTAGTGTACCTAGCGAAATTATCGAACCGTATGAAAGCGAGAAAATCACAAAAATTAAACGTTATCCTAAAATCGATAAAGTTGAACATGGAGTGAGTTTACCATTTCGTGTGCGTTTTTATGATATTGATGGGAATCAGCACGTGAATAATTCGATTTATTTTAATTGGATGATGGATGTGTTGGGCTATGATTTTTTAACGTCGCATGTACCAACATATCTGAATATTCGTTTTGATAAAGAAGTCGAATATGGTAATGAAGTTGAAAGTCATTATGAAATTCTACAAGAAGAAGGCATCAAAAGTCGTCATGAAATTCGGATTGGCGATCAAACTTATTGTGAAGCGCTAATTGAATGGCAAACAAAAGCTTAA
- a CDS encoding asparaginase encodes MKKILVLHTGGTIAMKEDALTGGVSPDVANPLMDATINVPEDVELIVEDIFNLPSPHITPTHMLKIKERIQAAKLAGIDSVVITHGTDTLEETAFFLDTTIGNHLPIVITGAMRSSNELGSDGLYNFESAIRVAACPEAIHQGVLVVMNDEIHSARYVTKTHTTNVATFRTPTLGPIGLVSKNRILFMQRLVETPHWDVSKVDGLIPIVKAYAGMHGELFEGLVQTDIDGLVIEALGAGNLPPETLPPLQKMLAKQIPVVLVSRCFNGIAEPVYDYQGGGSELQKMGVIFCNSINSQKARIKLLIAKNSQLTSEEFHYFMEH; translated from the coding sequence ATGAAAAAAATACTTGTTCTCCATACTGGTGGCACGATTGCCATGAAAGAAGATGCCTTAACTGGTGGTGTCAGTCCAGATGTAGCAAATCCTTTAATGGACGCTACAATTAATGTTCCTGAGGATGTTGAATTAATCGTGGAAGATATCTTCAATCTTCCAAGTCCACACATTACGCCAACACATATGTTAAAAATTAAAGAACGGATTCAAGCGGCTAAACTGGCAGGAATTGATAGTGTTGTCATTACGCATGGAACAGATACTTTAGAAGAAACAGCTTTCTTTTTAGATACAACTATTGGAAATCACCTCCCCATCGTAATTACTGGCGCAATGCGTTCAAGTAACGAACTAGGCAGTGATGGTCTCTACAATTTTGAAAGTGCCATTCGTGTAGCTGCCTGTCCTGAAGCCATTCATCAAGGTGTATTAGTCGTAATGAATGATGAAATTCATTCTGCACGTTATGTTACAAAAACCCACACGACCAATGTTGCAACTTTCCGAACGCCCACATTAGGTCCCATCGGCCTCGTGAGCAAAAATCGAATTTTATTTATGCAACGACTTGTCGAAACACCACATTGGGATGTCTCTAAGGTAGATGGGCTAATTCCCATCGTAAAAGCCTATGCCGGAATGCATGGTGAATTATTTGAAGGACTTGTTCAAACCGATATTGACGGTCTAGTCATCGAGGCCTTAGGTGCAGGAAATTTACCCCCTGAAACGTTACCTCCTCTTCAAAAAATGTTAGCAAAACAAATCCCTGTTGTTTTGGTATCACGTTGCTTTAACGGGATTGCTGAACCAGTCTATGATTACCAAGGTGGCGGCAGTGAATTACAAAAGATGGGCGTTATCTTTTGCAATAGTATTAATAGTCAAAAAGCCCGAATTAAATTGTTGATTGCTAAAAATAGTCAGCTCACTTCAGAAGAATTCCATTATTTTATGGAACATTAA
- a CDS encoding DUF72 domain-containing protein, producing MIRIGCTSFKEHTYLTGKKETTLYEYAGYFPLVEMDTGFYFIPSRSNIEGWLKQVPEQFRFIVKVQKVFTKHQELEEGQTLTELAEQLKSNMAPMLESGRLFCLLAQFPATFKCTRENVDYLRILRQLFQDWPIAIEFRDRSWYEEKYIEGTRNFMKNHRFSLVVVDEPKKLSTTVPLDPYVTNEDFTFFRFHGRNDMGWTATGPDAQKVRTNYRYNAEELTELQRAVESAKEKSKEIAVIFNNNAGGDAAENAIEFKRRLDLDYDELNPSQLELF from the coding sequence ATGATTCGCATCGGTTGTACGAGTTTTAAAGAACATACATATTTAACTGGAAAAAAAGAAACCACCCTTTATGAATACGCCGGCTATTTTCCTTTAGTTGAAATGGATACAGGCTTTTATTTTATTCCTTCGCGTTCCAATATTGAAGGGTGGCTGAAGCAAGTACCTGAACAATTTCGTTTTATTGTAAAAGTACAAAAAGTATTCACAAAGCATCAAGAATTGGAAGAAGGACAGACGCTAACCGAGCTAGCTGAGCAATTGAAAAGCAATATGGCACCGATGCTTGAATCGGGTCGTTTGTTTTGTTTATTAGCACAATTTCCCGCCACTTTTAAATGTACTAGAGAAAATGTGGATTATCTGCGGATTTTACGGCAATTATTTCAAGACTGGCCGATTGCAATTGAGTTTCGAGACCGTAGTTGGTATGAAGAGAAGTATATTGAAGGAACGCGTAATTTTATGAAAAACCATCGTTTCTCGTTAGTTGTTGTTGATGAACCTAAAAAATTATCCACAACAGTTCCACTCGATCCGTATGTAACCAATGAGGACTTTACCTTTTTCCGTTTTCATGGTCGCAATGATATGGGGTGGACTGCTACCGGACCGGATGCTCAAAAAGTTCGGACCAATTATCGTTACAATGCCGAAGAACTGACTGAATTACAACGTGCAGTCGAATCAGCTAAAGAAAAAAGTAAAGAAATAGCTGTGATCTTTAATAATAATGCTGGTGGCGATGCAGCAGAAAATGCCATAGAATTCAAACGTCGCTTAGATTTAGATTATGACGAATTGAATCCCAGTCAGTTAGAGTTATTCTAA
- a CDS encoding Cof-type HAD-IIB family hydrolase: MIKAIFFDIDGTLISTNGTILDSTKRAIAQAQKNGILCGVSTGRGPESVERIVRELNLDMFITYNGQLVYTKDQTIYARPFEKAVVDEIVAYADRNSRQLMLGGRYHMEGSLTMRIGQSGFVRRMIRFVPRWFPIRGMKLALQRYSPNRRSNRYSKLAILNEPIYQCVMLSGEYEVEKFQQAFPHCDLQRSNPYTVDIVPKGGSKLRGIQFFLAHTGIELAEAMVFGDHWNDIEMIKGVGIGVSMGNGKEETKQAADFVTASNNEDGIEKALRHFQLI, translated from the coding sequence ATGATTAAAGCGATATTTTTTGATATTGATGGTACGTTGATTTCTACTAACGGTACCATATTAGATAGTACGAAACGAGCAATTGCGCAAGCTCAAAAAAATGGTATTTTGTGTGGGGTTTCTACTGGACGTGGACCAGAAAGTGTGGAGCGAATTGTTCGCGAATTGAATTTAGATATGTTTATTACATATAATGGTCAGCTGGTTTATACGAAAGATCAAACGATTTATGCACGCCCTTTTGAAAAAGCGGTGGTTGATGAAATTGTGGCGTATGCCGATAGAAATTCACGTCAATTAATGTTAGGCGGTCGATATCATATGGAAGGAAGTTTGACGATGCGTATCGGCCAATCAGGCTTTGTCCGTCGCATGATTCGTTTTGTCCCACGTTGGTTTCCGATTCGAGGGATGAAACTAGCATTACAGCGATACAGTCCGAATCGCCGTTCAAATCGGTATTCAAAGTTGGCAATTTTGAACGAGCCGATTTACCAATGTGTGATGCTAAGTGGTGAGTATGAGGTAGAAAAATTTCAACAAGCTTTTCCTCATTGTGATTTACAACGTTCTAATCCGTATACAGTAGATATCGTACCCAAGGGGGGATCAAAACTGCGTGGGATTCAATTTTTCTTAGCACATACAGGTATTGAATTGGCAGAAGCGATGGTTTTTGGTGATCATTGGAATGATATTGAGATGATTAAAGGAGTTGGAATTGGCGTTTCTATGGGCAATGGGAAGGAAGAGACGAAACAAGCCGCTGATTTTGTAACAGCGAGTAATAATGAAGATGGTATTGAAAAAGCATTACGTCATTTTCAGTTAATTTAG
- a CDS encoding HAD family hydrolase, translating into MKPFEMTEEFHRTFDARQPAVPTAFSKDDALHRAGFKAEELVEFLYAASENSPELFSNLVDGLHQAVDQAQEKVLKKEKIVEPLVDQVDALIDVLYFTYGSFSLLGVDPEPIMEIVHQANMGKLFPDGKPRYDPVTNKVLKPDNWEADYAPEAKIKAEIERQQVIKENQRPQ; encoded by the coding sequence ATGAAACCATTTGAAATGACAGAAGAATTTCACCGCACATTTGATGCAAGGCAACCGGCTGTTCCTACGGCATTTAGTAAAGACGATGCATTGCACCGAGCAGGATTTAAAGCAGAAGAGCTGGTTGAATTTTTATATGCAGCTAGTGAGAATAGTCCAGAACTTTTCTCAAACTTAGTGGATGGACTCCATCAAGCAGTGGACCAAGCCCAAGAAAAGGTCTTAAAAAAAGAAAAAATTGTTGAGCCTTTAGTGGATCAAGTGGATGCTTTAATCGATGTATTATACTTCACGTATGGTTCCTTTTCATTGTTAGGTGTCGATCCTGAACCAATTATGGAAATTGTCCATCAAGCTAATATGGGGAAATTATTTCCTGATGGTAAACCTCGTTACGACCCAGTAACCAATAAGGTGTTAAAACCAGATAACTGGGAAGCGGACTATGCACCAGAAGCTAAAATCAAAGCAGAAATCGAACGACAACAGGTAATAAAAGAAAATCAGCGTCCTCAATAA
- a CDS encoding aspartate kinase: MKVAKFGGSSLASSEQLKKVINIIKADSARRFIVVSAPGKRYSEDIKVTDLLVKLYQKRLADENTDAVIQAIFERYQEIGTAFGINEETLKQIHKDLESLVDMPVENNPHFYDTVLASGEDNNAKLIAGILQAEGLAARYVNPKELGMIVSDEPQNARILTKSYTAIYQWRNSEEILVVPGFFGYTENGDVCTFSRGGSDISGAIVAAGLKVDLYENFTDVDGIFAAHPGYIHQPESITQLTYREMRELAYAGFSVFHEEALMPSYRAKIPVVIKNTNNPSHPGTLITNERSDLENPVVGIASDEGFSMIYISKYLMNREVGFTLRVLQIFKEFGLNYEHMPSGIDDISVILRASQLNPYLEEELLRKIAYEIDPDELRITHDLSMVVVVGEGMKHRVGTMAESAAALARKKISIDMINQGSSEVSIMFGIHKDRERDAIRTLYYTFFE, translated from the coding sequence ATGAAAGTAGCAAAATTTGGAGGAAGTTCCCTCGCATCGTCGGAACAATTAAAAAAGGTTATTAACATTATTAAAGCTGATTCTGCACGTCGCTTTATCGTCGTTTCAGCACCGGGTAAACGTTACTCGGAAGACATTAAGGTCACTGACTTGTTGGTTAAGTTATATCAAAAACGTCTAGCAGATGAAAATACAGATGCAGTCATTCAAGCCATTTTTGAACGCTATCAAGAAATCGGGACTGCCTTTGGTATTAATGAAGAAACGTTAAAACAAATCCATAAAGATTTAGAAAGTTTAGTTGATATGCCGGTTGAAAACAATCCGCATTTTTATGATACTGTCTTAGCTAGTGGTGAAGATAACAATGCAAAATTAATTGCTGGTATTTTACAAGCGGAAGGCTTAGCAGCTCGTTATGTTAACCCCAAAGAATTGGGGATGATTGTGTCTGATGAACCACAAAATGCCCGCATTTTGACAAAATCTTATACTGCCATTTATCAATGGCGAAATAGTGAAGAAATTTTAGTCGTTCCTGGTTTCTTTGGTTATACAGAAAACGGCGACGTTTGTACCTTCTCTCGTGGAGGTTCAGATATTTCTGGGGCGATTGTTGCCGCAGGATTAAAAGTTGATTTATATGAAAACTTTACGGATGTGGATGGTATTTTTGCCGCTCATCCAGGCTATATTCATCAACCAGAATCAATTACGCAATTAACTTATCGCGAAATGCGTGAATTAGCTTACGCTGGTTTTAGTGTCTTCCATGAAGAAGCTTTGATGCCTTCTTACCGTGCAAAAATTCCAGTGGTCATCAAAAATACAAACAACCCCTCACATCCAGGAACCTTAATTACCAATGAACGTTCCGATTTAGAAAATCCAGTGGTTGGTATTGCTAGTGACGAAGGCTTCAGCATGATTTATATCAGTAAATATTTAATGAACCGTGAAGTTGGTTTCACTTTACGTGTGTTACAAATTTTCAAAGAATTTGGTTTGAATTATGAACACATGCCTTCAGGAATTGATGATATTTCAGTTATCTTACGTGCAAGTCAATTAAATCCATATTTAGAAGAAGAATTATTACGTAAAATTGCTTATGAAATCGATCCTGATGAATTACGCATTACTCATGACTTATCAATGGTTGTCGTCGTTGGTGAAGGAATGAAACACCGCGTTGGGACAATGGCTGAAAGTGCGGCTGCCTTAGCAAGAAAGAAAATTAGTATTGACATGATTAACCAAGGTTCTTCAGAAGTAAGTATTATGTTTGGGATTCATAAAGATCGTGAACGCGATGCTATTCGTACGTTGTATTACACATTTTTTGAATAA